The following are from one region of the Periophthalmus magnuspinnatus isolate fPerMag1 chromosome 5, fPerMag1.2.pri, whole genome shotgun sequence genome:
- the LOC117371024 gene encoding mitochondrial intermembrane space import and assembly protein 40-like, whose amino-acid sequence MSYCRQEGKDRIIFVTKEDHESPSNAELVADDPNDPYDEQGLILPNGDINWNCPCLGGMASGPCGSQFKEAFSCFHYSKEEVKGSDCIDHFRNMQECMQKYPDLYPQEEEKETKTQTEVVPDQDSSPPSSVSDSDVLSHSSSPTDSQRAS is encoded by the exons ATGTCGTACTGTAGGCAAGAAG GCAAGGACCGCATCATTTTTGTGACCAAGGAAGACCATGAGTCACCAAGTAATGCTGAGCTGGTTGCTGATGACCCCAACGATCCTTACGATGAACAAg GTCTGATTCTGCCCAATGGGGACATCAATTGGAACTGCCCTTGTCTGGGCGGGATGGCCAGTGGGCCTTGTGGCTCTCAGTTCAAAGAAGCATTTTCATGCTTTCATTACAGTAAGGAAGAAGTGAAAGGGTCTGACTGCATTGACCACTTTCGTAACATGCAGGAGTGTATGCAGAAGTATCCTGATCTTTATCctcaggaggaagagaaggaaacaaaaactcaaactgaAGTTGTCCCTGATCAGGATTCCTCCCCACCATCTTCTGTTTCTGATTCTGACGTTTTATCTCACAGCTCTTCACCCACAGACAGTCAGAGGGCGAGCTGA